In the Anaerolineae bacterium genome, TGCGGCTGAATGTGGCATTTTGGAAGACGAGCTCGAACTGCACGGCAATTACATCGCAAAGGTCAAACTTGAGATTCTCGAAAGACTCAAAGACGTGCCGGATGGAATCTATATTGACGTCACGGCAATCACCCCCACGCCTTTGGGCGAAGGGAAGACCACCACCACCATGGGCTTGAGTCAGGCGTTAGGCGCTCATCTCAAGAAGAACGTTTTTACCTGCATTCGTCAACCAAGCCAGGGCCCAACATTTGGCATCAAGGGTGGTGCTGCTGGCGGTGGGTATAGCCAGGTGATCCCAATGGAGGATTTCAACCTGCATCTGACCGGTGATATTCATGCCATTACCGCCGCCAACAATCTACTTGCCGCAGCGATTGACGCGCGCATGTTCCACGAAGCCCAACAAGATGACGAAAAACTCTTCAACGCCCTCTGCCCTCCTGACAAGCAAGGAAAACGGCGCTTTTCGCCTTCAATGCTCCGTCGCTTGAAGAAATTGGGCATCGACAAGACGGATCCGAACGAACTGACTCCAGAAGAGCGCAGCCGCTTTGCCCGTCTGGATATTGATCCCGATTCCATCACCTGGCGCCGCGTGGTAGACACCAATGACCGCTTCCTGCGTGAAATTGAGATCGGTTTGGGTCCAGAAGAAAAAGGGATGACCCGCCGCACCGGCTTTGACATTACGGTTGCCAGCGAAATCATGGCAATCTTAGCCCTGACAACCGACCTCGCCGACATGCGCGAACGCCTCGGTCGCATTGTCATTGGCACCAATCGTAAAGGGGAAGCCATAACAGCCGAAGATTTGGGTGTTGCTGGCGCCTTAACCGTCTTGATGAAAGATGCTATCAAACCAACCCTGATGCAGAGTCTTGAGGGGACACCCGTTTTTGTCCACGCCGGACCGTTTGCCAACATTGCCCATGGCAACAGCTCGATTATCGCCGATCGGATTGCTCTTAAGCTCGCCGATTATGTGGTCAC is a window encoding:
- a CDS encoding Formate--tetrahydrofolate ligase, which gives rise to MTASKKNLARQPVEYKPLKRVFPVPSDIEIAQAAELKPIRQIAAECGILEDELELHGNYIAKVKLEILERLKDVPDGIYIDVTAITPTPLGEGKTTTTMGLSQALGAHLKKNVFTCIRQPSQGPTFGIKGGAAGGGYSQVIPMEDFNLHLTGDIHAITAANNLLAAAIDARMFHEAQQDDEKLFNALCPPDKQGKRRFSPSMLRRLKKLGIDKTDPNELTPEERSRFARLDIDPDSITWRRVVDTNDRFLREIEIGLGPEEKGMTRRTGFDITVASEIMAILALTTDLADMRERLGRIVIGTNRKGEAITAEDLGVAGALTVLMKDAIKPTLMQSLEGTPVFVHAGPFANIAHGNSSIIADRIALKLADYVVTESGFGADIGMEKFFNIKCRYSGLIPNVVVLVATVRALKMHGGGPKVVAGKPLDPAYTDENLELLKAGLGNMQHHIKNVLKFGIPCVVAVNSFATDTEKEVQLVREAALEAGADDACVCTHWMHGGEGAVALAEAVVKAAEKPSNFKFLYPLDIPIKDKIEIICKEIYGADGVEYLPEAEKKIELYTRLGFDKLPICMAKTHLSLSHDPSLKGVPKGFIVPIRDIRASVGAGFLYPLLGEMRTMPGLPTRPVFYDVDLDLTTGRVVGLF